In Lolium perenne isolate Kyuss_39 chromosome 5, Kyuss_2.0, whole genome shotgun sequence, the sequence ATCACAATTATATTATACCCTTTCTAGAGCAACCAGATCCGTTTTGACCAGTTCAGAAGTAGGCATCTCAATCAAGGCCGTTAATTCATCTCTGAGGTATAGGGCCTTCTCGGAATCTGGTATCGACTCAATATTTTGACCCACTTCAGACTCCTGAGATGACAAAGGGATTTCTCCTATTTCTCCTACAGATGACCCTTTGACTAATGAAAGTTGACAGAGCGGCTCAGACATAAGTAGAGAGTATGCTGCAAACTGTAGATGAGATATTGGCTCTGAGGAGAAAAGAATTGAATATAGTCCATTGACGGGTTCCTTGGTAAGCCCCCACAGTTTCATGGAGTCCAGTGCAGATCTTCTAATCTGTGGTGAAGCATCGATGATGAATGATGCCACTAGCTCCCAGAAATGCAGATGATCCACACGACTTGAAGCTATGATGGATGAAGCCTCTTCACTACACGATCCCGCAATTGCTTCTGAAACACCAGAAGCCAAGAACAAACGGAGGATAttctccatcatcttgtcattacTCTCTGCATACTCCCCTGACCTAATAAGCTGCAGATTTGGGGAATTATCTGTTTCATGGAGATTGTCAACAAGGTTGAGGTGGCACAGTGTAACCAAAGCGGATTCAGCAAAAGTAAATGTTAGGTCTTCCATAGTGCAAGCTATCAATTTAAGCTTCTCCAAGATATCTTGAGCGGATGTCTGGTTTACCGCAGCATCATTGATGTTGTCTGTCATTTCTTCAACAAGTAATACAGACGATTCTATCCACTTACGTAGAATATGGAACACAAAACACCAATCAGTTTCACCAAGTTTTGTCCAGCAATAACCAACCATAACTGCTGTTAGTTTCACTCCCAAAAGTTCAACAGTTTTTGATAGGATAGTTTCCCTAGAGGACAGAGATGGATCTGCGCTACCATAGAAAGTCTGGTACCTCGAAAACAAAGTAAGCAGTAATGATGTTTCTGCATCGCTGATCTCACGTTCAAACTTAACTATCAGTTTTGATGTTCCTCCTGTTATCTTCAATGGGAAGCAAGATAACACCACTTGCATCCAATCCTCGATATCTGACAAGGTAACAGATGACATATTATCTGATTGTAAAAGCAAATTACAGTAGTATAATTTGTGAGAATTAGAATGCAGCCTACCTTGTTGTGCTACTTCCCTTGGGCTCGATGACAAAGAAGAGATGGCTTCCTCAAGCCAACTCAATATGCTTTTCCCCAACAAATCAGTGCACGGAGAAGCTTCATTCAATCTCACTTTTTCTGTCAAGGGCTTGATGATTGTACTCATGACAAAGGGAAGAGTCCTTAAACATTTTCTATTTACTGCTGAACCAATAAGAAGACTACTCCGTAGCTGTTCAAAAAGTACATGTGCATCGGATTCTCTCAAAACAGATTCCTTGGTGTAAGCAGTAAATAACAAAGCCACAAGAGAACGCAGAAAACGATCTTGAATTTTCTCAATCTCACTGTCAGAGAGGTGCCAAGAATTGAACAGTGCCCAGTCACTACTCTCGTGCATAAGGGCCCCTTCTAGCAATGTGTCAAGCAATAGGGACACGAAGCTGACCTCAAGACCTGGCTCTGTTTTCATGTACTGAACAAGAGAAGGTAAGAATGTGCTAAATGCACTTCCTCCTTTCCAGTTCCAAGTGCAAATCATCTCTGCAGCAACCCATGCTCTAGAGAAGGAAGAAAGAGGTGCTAAAATCACTTCACCAAAGCTGAGGTTTAGGACAAGCTTGTCAACAAAAGCAACGAACCGCTGATGTTTAAGTTCCTGCATCAAAAGAATTAACCATGTTAAGCGCATTTATTTCATTGCACAATAGTAATACAACAGTATAGTAATGGCCAATTCTTCACAAATTTTGTGCAATTCTTCTGTCAATATGTAGCTGTGAGCCTGTGACATGGCAAGCAAACTTATACTGTTTTATTTTATTATGAATTTTTTATTCAAGCTTTTATATTCTGCATAAGAATATTTAATTATGTATTCCTTCAGTCAAATTTTGTGTGGGTTCGTTTTTTATTTTCTGAACATGTTGCAATTAATTAAGGAAGGAAAAGATAATGAGGCTAAGACTCATCCTGCCATCTCTGGCCTAGCCCTGCGCACAGCCCCGCATGGTGTCAGGCATGATATATATTGTTAAACGGAATTTCACAACTCAGGCATCCGGAGCCACAAATAGTTATTACTCCCccccgtcccaaaatataaggcgtatAAGTTTACTTATAGAAGTCAGCATcttctaagtttgaccaagtttatacaaaaaCATATGAACATCTAGAATACTAAATCAGtatcaatagattcaccataaagtATATTTTCACAATATGTTTATTCAATATTGTCGATGTTTATATTTTTTcgtaaatatttggtcaaacttagttgggtttgacttttgactaaaCTTATACGCCTTATATtttaggatggagggagtacatatCAACTAGAATATTTCCTGGCTAAACAATTCTAAATAGGTAAGTGCTATTTCTGGTTAATGCACAGAAATGCAATTCTTAGAACAGAAgatatttaaatgagagagagcaTGCTATTGTAGATGAGAACTGGAGCATGGCTAGTAATAAGTGTGCAAACAGAAATATGCACTAGTGCTGGTGGGATGGAGGTAAAAAGAGACAGATTCTTACAGTTCCATCTGTTGTAAGCGGCTCGCGTTGGATCTTCACTGATGCATGGCCATTCTGTAAAGAAGGTTTCACCCAGAGCGGCCAATATTCTCCCTCAGATAACAAAGCATCAAAAAAGCTTTGCAACTTTATGTGATCAAGACAAATGAGTCTCAACATGTCCACCACCCACTCAGAACATAAGACTGCTGTCCTATCAATAGGCAAGTCTACCGTGTCAAATACAGCATACCTGACAGACTGAGCTAGAATATTCACCAGCTTATTCAAAGTGCCTGAATGAAGGTCGTTCCAAAAGGATGGAATTAAGCTTTGGCGAAAAGCATGTATACGTTCTGCAAGGTTAGCCTTCAGATGTACTGTTTCATCCAAATGATCATCTGAAGTATTGCACATCAAAGCCTCAACATTGATTTCTTCCTTATGACCTTTCAAATCACTCTCTTCTGCAAGAACTAAAGCCATGCTGCATTCCCATTCGATGATAAACAGAGCAGACAGAATATGAGAAAAAACAGAATATTCCTCATGTGTATTTAGGGCAAACAAGCTACGCTCGAGAACTTGAAAAGCAAGCTGAGCTATCTCAAGGTTTGCTGACAAGGATTGTTCCCCTAGAATCTTGGAATGCTCATGTTCCATGGGCAACAACAGAAAACGTGAAGACTTTGTCCACTCAAAAGTTGATGTGATGAGTACCGATGCCAAAGACTTCAAAATGGATCCACGAATTTTGCAAACAGCCTCAGCAGAAAGAAAACAAATTTGATCATCTTGACTGGAGCCACCAAGTGCAGCACTACAATTTCACATATATCATAAAGTTCAAGTCAAGCCCACATCAGCTATGTATTTCAAGGAACAGTTTCAACTATTGGGTAATCAAAAAGAACTATAACTATTGGCTACTAAGCCCACGTCACTTATACTTTCGATAGAAATTTGAAGAAACAACTAGTCCACGGAATGTGTGAGCAAACAAGAAAACATATGATAGAGCAGATAAAGTTAGACGTGCATACCATAGAAAATGTACATGAGAATCTGTAGCAGGCAGATCACAGAAGACAGAAACTGCAACAGAATCCAATAGATCATGTCGCCAATGTTCTGGCAGGGAACCACTTCTCTGCAAATTTTTCATCTTTCCACCAGCAATTCTTTCTCTGACTTTTTGAAGTATAAGTGTGAGCAGTTCAAATTGGTCTTTAGTGTGTGAGATTTTATGATCGACAGATTGCTTTTCTTTAGCTCTAGTTTGTTTGATGATCAAACACCACTGGTCAAAGAAGCACTCTTCTTGAATTAAAGAAAGCAATAAATCAATCTTTGAGCTGCAGGTGCTATACTTCCCATCCAAGCACCAAGGGACAAAATCAGCATCGAATAAACTCAGATAAGGCTCAACATATGATTTCTCACTGAAGGCACCAAGCAGAGTAGAAGATAGTATCTTCATGGCTTCTTCATTGAAAACATTAGGAACATATTTGACATAACTTGTAAGCAGAGTATATGTAGCCGACCGTATAACAGCACTTTTAGACCTcagaaaattaataaaatatttATGCATAGAAAGTGCAGCTTCAGCAGAAGACAATGTGGCAGATCGAACTTTTGAATGACTTTTGCTTTCGGTATTCATACTGTCACCGCCATCACTTTGTAATTTTACTCCTAACAAAATGTCAATAAGAGTTGCCATTGCTAACAGTGACGATGATATCACCTAACACAGGGAGATAGAAAAGTCAATGGCAGGTACTAGAAGCACAGTAGACATTTACAGATAAATGACATGTGAAGAACAATAATTATATCCACAACTAAACATAATGAATGCTCTTAAAAAATTATATAACTATTGACTATTTCATTTCATAGTGTGAAGTCCCTTTATAAGAAGGTATGGCACGCAATGTAAGTATGTAAATACTATCACTCTAATATATAAGCATCGGTGAGGCTACACTGAGCAAAATAAACTAACAAACCAACGGTCTGAGTGATATGTCCTAGTACGTACTCTTGGAAGGAACCTTGAAATCTTACTAAAACAAGGACCTGTGTGCCAACCAGATCAAATTGCTCCAAATTCACACGGTTAGAGTTGGGTTGCCAACAAGGGTGATGGCCCATACCGCAGGGTGCAGTTTGTTGCCAGGGAaaatgattttttattttgatttccCACAGACCTTGCTCGGTCTGGCTGGAGGAATAGCATTCTATGCCTCCGTGCATGCAAGGAAGAAAGTGCAGTAAAATTTGGGTTACCCCTTTCCCCCTGCTGCAAGCCACTCATGGTGACCGTGGAGTAGCGCAGCGTCTCTACGCGCATATAGATTCGTAGTAATGACAGGAAGCAGCAGAAGTTGTGAATGATGCATCTAATGCTAAATACACTCAAGCAACAAATTGAGAGCACAATCGACTACCACAAAACCAGCCATAACAAATCTAAGAACAATTTTGCACAGCACAAAGAGCACACACAGGTCTATCTGTATAACAGATTGCACGCACACTAATCAATCTTCTTTGCAAGGTTGCAAAAGTGATCAATTCATATAGCAGCTTAAGATTCTTTAAATCGGACTACATTCAGAACAAAACAGGTTAAACATGAAGATAACTGATGAAAAAATTGCATGTCAGGTTAAGACCATAAACATACCCTCTCATGCATATCTTCCAATTCATCCATCGGTGTAACCTTGTCAGATAAGGCTTGTGTTGTTAACTTAAGATTCTCATTTAGGTACAGAAACGTCTCCTTCACACATAGCATTAAGGCATCCATCCTTCTGTCTGATTGTGGGAATGCTGCCTACAAACAGATAAGAAAAAAAGTTAGAAAGTCATACGAGCATCGGTACCGGTTTAAAGGTGACTATATGCTTTTTATGCTCAGGCCACAGCGGGTCTTAATTATATGGTTTTGCAcatggttttaaaggcgtcgCCTAAGCGACGCTTAAGCGTCAGAGCGCTCCAGGAGGCCAAGGCGTCGGCGTCGCCTTTGTTTCCTGTCCAAGGCGTCCAGAGGCGTCTCTGAGGCGTCCAGAGGCGTCGCCTAGGCGCAAAAATGGCCGCTTTGCAAGAATCTGGACGCCTATGTCATTTGGGCGGGAAACGAAATTTTTGGTGGGAAGGAAAACTGGAATCTGGCTGGCTAGGAGGGAAAGATGCCATCtaaaggggaaagagagggaaAAGAGAGGGGAACTGACTAGAAAAAACTATCTGGAGAGAAGAGACAGAGGAGTGAGCTCCTCTCACACGTCCTCCCCAGCTCCGGCCAGATCTGCTGCTGCTCCCCCATCTGCCGGCCTCCCCAACTCCGGCCAAGCTTGTGGCCAAGCTTCTGGCAGCTCCTCCCACTGGTACAGCTTCTCCTCCCCCTGTGCAGCAGCTTGCTTTGCTCCCAAAATGCTACCATGGATGACTTTGATGATCACTTTTGAGACTTGGGATTGAGAGTGCCAGCCTTGCTTATGATTTTATTGTGTTATGTGGAAGTGGAACCTAGTTTATGTTGTTGTGAACCTTATTTATTGTGTTCTCTGGTTGTGTACCACACTACCAGTAGACCTATTTATGTTCTGGACCATTTGTCATGTAATATGTAATGCACTGCTGTTTGCCTGTTTGTTATCTTTTTTTGCATTTGGAGGCTCATTTACTCTCTGTTTGGTGGTCTGTTAAGACAAGTTCTAACCATATATTCTCATGTTTATGCAGATTTCTGTTGTGGAAAGAAGAAATGGGGAAAAGGATGGAAAATATGGATGCTATGTGGCCAGCAAATTCCAGGTTAGTTCATTTGCCCATCCCTACCTAGCTGGCGCCTTGCTTCCAGCAACAGCCTCAAAGGCGTCGCCTTGCAACGCGCCTTGAACGCCTAGGCGTTGAGGCGCCCCCCCCTCGCCTTGGGACGCCTGgacgcctttaaaaccatggTTTTGCAGGTTCACATGTTACAGCACACTACATCAAAGATGTTCTAAAATTTCTAAAATCTGCAAGTTATCTCAAATGATATGGTGCACACAGCACCTATGCTCATATAATCACACTTTAAGAACGTGAACGCATTTACTTCTTTATGTATAAACAGGTCAGTATAACAAACCAACATAACACATTCCTCAAGAGCAAAATACAAGTAAACTAACAAAAATTATATGAACAGCAGACTAGGCCAACATGCCCTAACTATGTTTTAAAATGAGCTTAATTAATGCTACTGCATCAAGGGAAAATATTTTGTAGTTGATTGGCTTTAGGTTTTAGTTCTTCCAAGCTAGTGGGTTTTAGTTTACAGCAGAAAATCATCCCGGATGAAAATGAATGCAAAATCCAGATGGAGCTCCTGTTGACAATGACTTGCAGGCAATATCATCAACCAGACAAAGGAATAATCATAATACGCACCTCAAATGAACGTCGGCCAGCCTGTGCAACCTCAGTAGCAGGGTCAAACTGAGAAAACCACCAAGGACCCATCAAAGACTTGAGATGTGGAGCTAGACCCTTCCTGAAAATTTCAGTTGAAACATGCATGACCATTATTGATTGACAGAATTTGCAAAGTACGATTACTCTGTTTCTAGATATTTTGTCGCTTTTGTGTAAACACACATATATGTGATCATATTTTTCATGCACGCTGACCAAAATACCCCAGTAATATCTCAAGCAGAAGTAAGAATGTAGTGAAGATGGATAAATCTTACAGAAGGGAAATTTAGGAGAATGCACTGGGACTTCAATGTGTCAAAGTATTTAGAACACATCTTAAATAAACAACATCAAGTATTTGGAAAAGGAGGGAGTAAAATTAATTATAAGCATAAGGCCTTCAATAACTGGACCAAAAGCCACAACACAGTTAATAAAAAAGCAGTAAAGCACGGACTACGTGCATAACAGTTTGATGAAAGGAAATGTTCATACTTGACTGCGGACACTAGGCTAGCCATGGTATCATTAGTAGCACGACGAACGTCTCTGTTGTAGTCAAGCAGCAACCTCTTGTACTCGAATGCCTATAAAATAAAGAATTTAGATATTGCAGGTACGTACTTTCTGGAAATGGCATAAACATAACTTGAAATAAACCTAAGTATCACTACGTGAAAAAAGGGAACAAACTACTCAGAAAAACAACATCCTGTCACCAAAAGCTTTGAGCAAAACACTTAAGAAGTAACAGTGCATTCCGTCCTTCTATCCATTATTACCATATATACTCAATCTGGTTAAACGGATCAGAGAAGCAGATGTTAACCTACAGCTATGTTTAATATGAATTGAATGAAACAACATTACGTGTTGGAAACAAGACTACCATGGCAACTGGCATATTCCCATAGAAACATTACAGCTGTTGCTAAAGAATGAATTGAGGCCTAAAAAGAGCATCGCTTAATGCTCGGATGAGGACCACAGGAGTATAATGTTACTATGACAGGGCAAACGGAGCGAGTGAGGAAAATACCCATTGTGGTACTATTTGCACAACTTCCTCGCCAGGCTTTTGCGCAAAGAGCATAGAGAGCGTAGATAACGCCTTGAGCTGCATCAaagaagaagagagaagtgaGTGAGAGAATAATGAACCTTCAGATAGCATGATTTAGGCAACAGGGGTGATAAGAGCGGTAGCATGGTTGCCTCCAACAAGAATCGGTGTGAAGCACCAGACGATTTGAGGTAGCATGGTGTTGACGCGGTAGGTGCTTTACCAATTTATTAAATATAGTAATTAAGAAACATAAAACACGTCGTACGCTTCTGGAAAGGAAACAAAACTTGGTGTGCAGTGCAGTACCAGCCATATCTTCCTCACTAACTTAGAGGACAAACATGACTAAATTGCGCTTTTACGTTATGATTATACGGCGTGTTATGCTCTAGACAGTAGAATGGTATGCAGGCAATAATTGCTAGTGGATTTGAGGTACAAGTCACGACTGAGCGGATTGCAGTACTGTGCAAAGGCAGGGGCACCAAGGTAGAAAGAGATGGGGTGAGAAATGTGGGTGACCTTGGTTGTGGGATCCTTCCTCCCCAGCCTCCTCAGGTGCTGCAGCACCTCGGCATCCACGTCCTGGAAAAAATCGGCGAAACAGCAACGCATGAGACAGAGATTCCCGGTGATCTGAAGCGGAGCAAAACCCTAGCACGGCTACGTGGCAGCCAGCGAGCTCGGGTCGTAGCTAGGGTTTATGTGGGGGGAGAAGGAGAAGGGGACGTACGGGAGGCAGGCGTACGGAGCCGTCGGAGTCGGCGGCGGGCTCGACGCGGGAGGCGCCGTGGTAGCCCCCGAACCCCACGACGGGGACGCCGCTGCTGGACGCCCGACCCCTGCTCTTCCCCATCGGGCGGTCCTTCCTTCTGTTGGCCGCCGCGCCGCCGGAGTTTGGCCGGAGCTAGAGAGCGGGGAGGGAAAGGAGAGGGGTTCTGTTCTGTTTTGGAGCCGTGTGTATGTACTATGTGACTTTGGTTTGTGTTGGTTTTCGTCTGGTCCGTGCGTGCTACGAAACTCGCTGGAAATTCAAAGCTTTGGCTTAAGATATACTCCTGCTTCACAAATTTTGCAGAACTCCCTCTAGCTTCGTTTTCAGGTTTGTCTCGCTGTGTCACGCATTTGTGCAGGATGCAACGAATATTTGCTTTTTCCAAGGAAAGTGGTGAGCGTCCCCGAGGATCAAATCCTCCGATACCCCGGGTCGCTAGCTGTAGGATGCGCCTTGCATCACGGTCGGATGAAAGTCAACGACAGACTCCTTCTCCTTGCACGCTCCACCCCTTTTTGAGATGTGTCGGGGGGACCTTTGTATAAGTATTTTTAGGTCAAAACCATTAGGTAGGGCTTTGGATGGACGGCTATAGACGACCGAGGAGGGAAATAGGGGTGGTGGCGTGGCtaggggtggggcccgcgccacctGCCCTCTTTCGGGCTTCCGGCTCCGTTTGCAAAGTTCCAGGACTCCAGAATGTTCATCTTTCCGAAATATTAATCCTTGAAAAAGCCCAAGTCCATTTAACTCCATATAGATCCATGAAAGAAAAGAATACACAAAATAGGGATTTCCTGTTCTGCCGAGTTATAACCAAAATAAGGGGATAACTGGAAATCCCAAAAACAATACATATGGAACATGGATATAACATTATATAAGATAGATATATGTGAGAATATGTGGCAAAAatctacaaagttcatgtatgcattttacatgcatcaccggCGCACCAAGATGCGTCGGCTGGCTGGTGGTGGTGCTTCTCCTATCCATGGAGCTTCGGTGGTTGGAGCCGGAGGGGGAAAGGAGTGGAGCTACAACATCCCTGCCTAATAAGCTCGAAGGTAAGCCTCAAGATCTAAAGGTCAAGGTCGGATCCCCTCCCTCTTCTCTATCTGTCTACCATCTCACATGGAGGTGTGAGCTAGAAGATGGAGCTAGAGGAGGAGGCTTGTGAAGAAGATAAAGATGCTTATCTATGGAGTTCATCCACGAAGGACAAGCTTGCTGACGTGATTTGTGACCACAAGAGGTTACTACGGGCTATGGTGTCCGGCTGGCACCACGGTCTCGTAGTCCTCCAGGCCGCAAGTGCCATTGCAGAGGATCTTAAGTTTCAACCTGGTGTTACACACTGACGGCGACCCAAGTTGCGTCGTCATCAACGGCAACCATGTTTGCATACCTCATTAGAGCAGCACAACACAGAAGAAGGACATGATTGAGTTTGCTCAATTTTATTAGATGTCCTTCTTGTAAAAGTAGAGGATTAAAGTGTTTTTTCTATTTCTTGCAGGGTCCTCTTTGTAAAAAAATATACCGCCGATTAATACAACTTACTGTTCAAAACAAAAGAACAAGGGTTTCTTCCATTTTGGGAAAAAGCAAGTCTGGTCCGGATTATTCATATTTGTTATGTAGTTTTTAGTTTGTTCTCTTTCATATTGTTTTTAGTAGACAGAAAAATATAGTAAATTGTATACCCAACAAAATCATGAGATATCCAATGTGCAACAGTGTACCAACCATCTGCTATACCAAATTACCAATCGTGAAAGCAGCCTAAATAGTTTATTGCGCCTAAATAGTTTATCACGTTACAACTAGAACTGCGATTTTACACACAAATAAAAACCTTACGCTAACCACTTCACCGACTTTTAGGTGAACCACTTTTAGAATCAACTCAGCAAAATCAATATTTAGTTACAAACAATTGCATAGATGTCATGGCGAGCATTAGATTATCATGCTTAAATCTTAACGGAATGAAGACATTAACATGTAGTTCTTCCGAACAACACAAGTTCAATGGATCTTTTGAAGTTTCACAAAAATAAAATTTAGTTTTAGGACGCTCCCGCCCTCTCACGGGGAAGTTGCCATGAAAAATTATTTTTTTGCGAAATACAGTACAGACCCAAACACTCACACATACGTACACACACTTACCCCTATGAACGCATCGCCCGTACACCCTAAAAGGGCTAAGACCCAGGTTTTACAGCAGAAGACAGAGAGGAACAAGTGAAGAACATAGTGGGTTTACATATGGGAGGCTAAAACCCAGTTTCCACCGTACACTTGAAAATCCAATGGTGTTCTCCCCCTACAATTTCAGTACTTTTAACATCTTATTAGGTTTTCTTAActctctgatttttttatttgtaCCTCGCTGGAGATGCTCCAACATTGACGCACTTGACATTGTCACGTGGCAGCGACTGTACATGGAGTTGCATAC encodes:
- the LOC127324220 gene encoding E3 ubiquitin-protein ligase listerin isoform X3, which codes for MGKSRGRASSSGVPVVGFGGYHGASRVEPAADSDGSVRLPPDVDAEVLQHLRRLGRKDPTTKLKALSTLSMLFAQKPGEEVVQIVPQWAFEYKRLLLDYNRDVRRATNDTMASLVSAVKKGLAPHLKSLMGPWWFSQFDPATEVAQAGRRSFEAAFPQSDRRMDALMLCVKETFLYLNENLKLTTQALSDKVTPMDELEDMHERVISSSLLAMATLIDILLGVKLQSDGGDSMNTESKSHSKVRSATLSSAEAALSMHKYFINFLRSKSAVIRSATYTLLTSYVKYVPNVFNEEAMKILSSTLLGAFSEKSYVEPYLSLFDADFVPWCLDGKYSTCSSKIDLLLSLIQEECFFDQWCLIIKQTRAKEKQSVDHKISHTKDQFELLTLILQKVRERIAGGKMKNLQRSGSLPEHWRHDLLDSVAVSVFCDLPATDSHVHFLCAALGGSSQDDQICFLSAEAVCKIRGSILKSLASVLITSTFEWTKSSRFLLLPMEHEHSKILGEQSLSANLEIAQLAFQVLERSLFALNTHEEYSVFSHILSALFIIEWECSMALVLAEESDLKGHKEEINVEALMCNTSDDHLDETVHLKANLAERIHAFRQSLIPSFWNDLHSGTLNKLVNILAQSVRYAVFDTVDLPIDRTAVLCSEWVVDMLRLICLDHIKLQSFFDALLSEGEYWPLWVKPSLQNGHASVKIQREPLTTDGTELKHQRFVAFVDKLVLNLSFGEVILAPLSSFSRAWVAAEMICTWNWKGGSAFSTFLPSLVQYMKTEPGLEVSFVSLLLDTLLEGALMHESSDWALFNSWHLSDSEIEKIQDRFLRSLVALLFTAYTKESVLRESDAHVLFEQLRSSLLIGSAVNRKCLRTLPFVMSTIIKPLTEKVRLNEASPCTDLLGKSILSWLEEAISSLSSSPREVAQQDIEDWMQVVLSCFPLKITGGTSKLIVKFEREISDAETSLLLTLFSRYQTFYGSADPSLSSRETILSKTVELLGVKLTAVMVGYCWTKLGETDWCFVFHILRKWIESSVLLVEEMTDNINDAAVNQTSAQDILEKLKLIACTMEDLTFTFAESALVTLCHLNLVDNLHETDNSPNLQLIRSGEYAESNDKMMENILRLFLASGVSEAIAGSCSEEASSIIASSRVDHLHFWELVASFIIDASPQIRRSALDSMKLWGLTKEPVNGLYSILFSSEPISHLQFAAYSLLMSEPLCQLSLVKGSSVGEIGEIPLSSQESEVGQNIESIPDSEKALYLRDELTALIEMPTSELVKTDLVALERVNVFVAWALVLSHLQLLPLSSATREKVLQYVQDKISPSILDCIFQHIPLKTAAPSGKKKDVELMPEARAAAEASKGAITTCSLLPYVESLWPVGVLQMASLAGSLYGMMIRLLPSYVRTWFTSLRDRSLSYSIESFTRAWCSPPLLLDEFSQGGEYQSTADETPVNCDSAWHNSPSSYESTLFHGIETSLTQSEVDILCKSFPEEIVATTHWEPGSILIYEATMHSGFTMPLHPFIASIVNAFGISPAQLLKHGWLAMQTFLTQCDEKQLKPSVDSFLYFFSIFKSRHKYDDRDHYSFKTRESDIMKVSKAEKIRTGRHEKMEWHKRFFFIKSKSNEGWLFPEKWARGGPLSKKCQLTEEDQKVVKALGGNPTADECLSPVSAPSPALGSSLPKEVDDQEVSKALGGNPSADHCLPPVPALPAALASSLPKEQRIEKSVECSRRMQNIELQKRIDNLEQVLEKQAIQMKNICQQHENDKKRWETERKNTFTTIEALGNIRVFCRCRPLSKLEASLGFKTAVDFDGADDGELRIIEGKSRRLFKFDRVYAPDDDQAKVFSDASSLVTSVLDGYNVCILAYGQTGTGKTFTMEGTEQNRGVNYRTLRELFSLTDNKKQLFQYNIYVSMLEVYNENIRDLLSPSMASPTKLEIKTASDGSHYIRGIAEREVDNIDDAWDILLSGSNSRAVGSTDVNEHSSRSHSMLCITVSANNLINNVCTKSKLWLVDLAGSERNAKTGAQGDRLEEAKNINRSLSALGNVIAALASGHSHIPYRDSKLTYLLQDFLGGDSKALLLVQISPSDNDLAETIDTLKFAERAMGVELGPAKRQKGYLAVRGGGVHEAGLGAAATPGADAGRHASAAGRHHGPLSEAFHRRRQGLAAAGN
- the LOC127324220 gene encoding E3 ubiquitin-protein ligase listerin isoform X2; this encodes MGKSRGRASSSGVPVVGFGGYHGASRVEPAADSDGSVRLPPDVDAEVLQHLRRLGRKDPTTKLKALSTLSMLFAQKPGEEVVQIVPQWAFEYKRLLLDYNRDVRRATNDTMASLVSAVKKGLAPHLKSLMGPWWFSQFDPATEVAQAGRRSFEAAFPQSDRRMDALMLCVKETFLYLNENLKLTTQALSDKVTPMDELEDMHERVISSSLLAMATLIDILLGVKLQSDGGDSMNTESKSHSKVRSATLSSAEAALSMHKYFINFLRSKSAVIRSATYTLLTSYVKYVPNVFNEEAMKILSSTLLGAFSEKSYVEPYLSLFDADFVPWCLDGKYSTCSSKIDLLLSLIQEECFFDQWCLIIKQTRAKEKQSVDHKISHTKDQFELLTLILQKVRERIAGGKMKNLQRSGSLPEHWRHDLLDSVAVSVFCDLPATDSHVHFLCAALGGSSQDDQICFLSAEAVCKIRGSILKSLASVLITSTFEWTKSSRFLLLPMEHEHSKILGEQSLSANLEIAQLAFQVLERSLFALNTHEEYSVFSHILSALFIIEWECSMALVLAEESDLKGHKEEINVEALMCNTSDDHLDETVHLKANLAERIHAFRQSLIPSFWNDLHSGTLNKLVNILAQSVRYAVFDTVDLPIDRTAVLCSEWVVDMLRLICLDHIKLQSFFDALLSEGEYWPLWVKPSLQNGHASVKIQREPLTTDGTELKHQRFVAFVDKLVLNLSFGEVILAPLSSFSRAWVAAEMICTWNWKGGSAFSTFLPSLVQYMKTEPGLEVSFVSLLLDTLLEGALMHESSDWALFNSWHLSDSEIEKIQDRFLRSLVALLFTAYTKESVLRESDAHVLFEQLRSSLLIGSAVNRKCLRTLPFVMSTIIKPLTEKVRLNEASPCTDLLGKSILSWLEEAISSLSSSPREVAQQDIEDWMQVVLSCFPLKITGGTSKLIVKFEREISDAETSLLLTLFSRYQTFYGSADPSLSSRETILSKTVELLGVKLTAVMVGYCWTKLGETDWCFVFHILRKWIESSVLLVEEMTDNINDAAVNQTSAQDILEKLKLIACTMEDLTFTFAESALVTLCHLNLVDNLHETDNSPNLQLIRSGEYAESNDKMMENILRLFLASGVSEAIAGSCSEEASSIIASSRVDHLHFWELVASFIIDASPQIRRSALDSMKLWGLTKEPVNGLYSILFSSEPISHLQFAAYSLLMSEPLCQLSLVKGSSVGEIGEIPLSSQESEVGQNIESIPDSEKALYLRDELTALIEMPTSELVKTDLVALERVNVFVAWALVLSHLQLLPLSSATREKVLQYVQDKISPSILDCIFQHIPLKTAAPSGKKKDVELMPEARAAAEASKGAITTCSLLPYVESLWPVGVLQMASLAGSLYGMMIRLLPSYVRTWFTSLRDRSLSYSIESFTRAWCSPPLLLDEFSQGGEYQSTADETPVNCDSAWHNSPSYESTLFHGIETSLTQSEVDILCKSFPEEIVATTHWEPGSILIYEATMHSGFTMPLHPFIASIVNAFGISPAQLLKHGWLAMQTFLTQCDEKQLKPSVDSFLYFFSIFKSRHKYDDRDHYSFKTRESDIMKVSKAEKIRTGRHEKMEWHKRFFFIKSKSNEGWLFPEKWARGGPLSKKCQLTEEDQKVVKALGGNPTADECLSPVSAPSPALGSSLPKEVDDQEVSKALGGNPSADHCLPPVPALPAALASSLPKEQRIEKSVECSRRMQNIELQKRIDNLEQVLEKQAIQMKNICQQHENDKKRWETERKNTFTTIEALVAECEGLKIKYNEEMAEKKKLHNIVQELKGNIRVFCRCRPLSKLEASLGFKTAVDFDGADDGELRIIEGKSRRLFKFDRVYAPDDDQAKVFSDASSLVTSVLDGYNVCILAYGQTGTGKTFTMEGTEQNRGVNYRTLRELFSLTDNKKQLFQYNIYVSMLEVYNENIRDLLSPSMASPTKLEIKTASDGSHYIRGIAEREVDNIDDAWDILLSGSNSRAVGSTDVNEHSSRSHSMLCITVSANNLINNVCTKSKLWLVDLAGSERNAKTGAQGDRLEEAKNINRSLSALGNVIAALASGHSHIPYRDSKLTYLLQDFLGGDSKALLLVQISPSDNDLAETIDTLKFAERAMGVELGPAKRQKGYLAVRGGGVHEAGLGAAATPGADAGRHASAAGRHHGPLSEAFHRRRQGLAAAGN